GGCCGGTGCGCATGGACGTCGACCGGCACATCGTCGCGGTCCGCGGCCGTCCCGTGCAGCTTCCGCTGAAGGAGTTCGAGCTGCTTGAGGTGCTGCTGCGCAACGCCGGCCGGGTGCTGACCCGCGGGCAGCTGATCGACCGCGTGTGGGGGGCCGACTACGTGGGGGACACCAAGACGCTGGACGTCCACGTGAAGCGGCTCAGGGCCAAGGTGGAGTCCGACCCGTCCAACCCGCGGTGCATCCTCACCGTGCGAGGGCTCGGCTACAAGTTCGATCCCACGGAGGCCTAGAACGAATCGGGGCCTCCCACCTCTCGTACGGAGAGAGGGGGAGGCCCTTCGTCGTTCTCGTGCCGCTGTGGTGCGGCTCAGGGGGTCGTGGAGGCCTCGGCCGTGGGGCTGGCGCTCGTCTCGGCCGGGGCGGTGGCGGACGGCGTCGGCGCGGCGCTCGGCGCGGGGGACAGGCTGCTGAACTCGCGGCTGCGGGTGATCACCGGGACGGTCATGGTGATGTTCCCCGCGTTGGTGAAGCTGAGGGTCAGCGCCATGGTCTCGCCGCCGAGCAGTTCCTTCTGCGTGCCTTCCACGACGAACTTGGACGCCGGCATGCCGGTGTTGACCAGCTGGCCCGGCGGCAGCGTGAGCGGGCCGGGGGCCGTGACCTTCGCGCCGGCCTGACCGGC
The window above is part of the Sphaerisporangium rubeum genome. Proteins encoded here:
- a CDS encoding copper chaperone PCu(A)C gives rise to the protein MTSTSRRRVTVVTALLALSPALAACGAGPDANTSNAYAPTEAGVLMDSSGSAKTYGRNGIKIPQAFLLGPDSGKRIPAGGSLPLYLSMVNYGTAPDTLNGITVAGQAGAKVTAPGPLTLPPGQLVNTGMPASKFVVEGTQKELLGGETMALTLSFTNAGNITMTVPVITRSREFSSLSPAPSAAPTPSATAPAETSASPTAEASTTP